The region tttcggATACCCGACCGGAATTGGAGCTCTTTTAGTCAGGAACTCGTCGGCTGGTGTTCTTAGGAAGGTTTATTACGGCGGTGGAACCGTAGAGATCAGCCTCAGCTCCGACATGTTTCACTCCAAGAGACCCGTTCTCCATGAAAGGTGATTGCCATTTTTCGTTAAGGGGGGTAAAACCGAGTACGAGGCAGCTGAAAAATTACTTAAATTTTGGGAATTCGTAACTCAACAATCAATTATTCTCAGCCGCCCCCAGTGACATAACTCGTTGTAAATTTCCGGTGAAAATCGATGAGAATGAAATCAATAAGTGttcaaaaatgattgaatCTTGACGTTACGGTTATAAAAACTCAAACGAAACGCGGACTTATTTGTATAACTTTCGCAAACTAGCTGTACATGTCGATTTTCGTATAATATCTGAGCATTCTAGTCCATTTTTAATGTTCAGCATGCCAGTAAAAGTAATTATTCAAACGTATTGATGATACTTGAAGGATCGacaaattttcttaaaatttcgtcgtggtttgaaaaatatctttgaTATCTTTTTGGGACAAAAACTGTACGATGTTAAGAAAATTCGATGAGAGAAGAGAGATTCCCCGATTAACAAAATTCGGAAGCTACTACCAaccgatgaattttttgttccatgGCTAACACCGTGACCTGCAATAGAAAATCTATAAATAATTAGCCGGAACTCCATTGGTTAGAGAGGAAGCTCACTGAAAGGAAACTATTCCGTGTAACGTTTATATCTGTGATATAAGGTAATAAACTAAATGACACCGTTGCAGTTATATAAAACTATTGTGAAAATTACTGAAACTACGTGATACGAACAACGATTTTCCGTAAGCCGCAGGTGAtgcgaattttgaaaaaattctaatagCTAATAACTTAAAATGCTGGACGCCAAATAAAAAGATAAACCTGTATCATAAGTATACTTATATTCTTCTAAGAGTAGGAAAGTAAACTGACGATACGTTTTTCTTTGTGTTTCCAGGTTTGAGGACGGAACGCTGCCGTTCCTCTCGATAGCGTCACTGCGACACGGTTTCGAAGTCCTCGAAAAAATTCCTATGCAGAAAATATCCCAGCACGTATTCGGCCTAGCCAAGTGCCTGCACGATTCTCTGCTTGTGATGCACCACTCGAACGGATCGCCGATAGCGAAATTGTACTCAGACACAGCTTACGAGGACGCGAGGACTCAAGGTGGCGTCGTGACCTTCAACCTGCTTCGACCGAACGGTGAGACCGTGGGTTTCGTCGAGTTCCTGAACATGTCTAATCTTCACAAGATCCACGTGAGAACCGGATGCTTCTGTAACCCAGGTGCCTGCCAGAGGCACCTGAAACTCTCGAACGAGGAGCTGAAGGAACACTTCAGCGCCGGACACGTCTGCGGGGATGAGAGAGACCTGGTGAAGGGTAAACCGACAGGTGGAATCAGGGTTTCCTTCGGCTACATGTCGACCATGTCGGAAGTCACATCGTTAATCGAGTTGGTAAAGAAGTGCTTCGTACATGGACCGGAAGTTGAGAAAGTCCCCGACTGGTGGGGGGCGCACAGGATGAAAGTCAGGATTAGGCACGGCGATGTTTCTTCGACTAGCGATCTTGCGACGATTCGTCCAAGCTCTGATCAGCACGACTTGGATGAAGGGTATTTTGAGAACGTGGTCAGAAACGGCGACGGAATTTCGACGGATGCTCGGATTGTTCTGGAGGAAGATggggaagaggaagaggatggCAGGGATGAAAAGGTGGCGAAGTGCAAGCTGAGGAGACTATATATATACCCAGTCAAGTCTTGTGCGGCGTATGAAATTCCGGAATCGTGGGTCATTGGGAACAGGGGATTGAATTACGACAGAGAATGGATGATCACGACAGCTTCGGGCGTCTGTTTGACACAGAAACAGGAGGTCAAACTCTGCTTGATAAGGCCCGTTATAAGGCGGGCTGACAATGTTTTGGAACTCAACTATCCTGGTAAgctgttgaaacaaaaaaagaaccCAAGATTCAAGTGAACTAGTGAAGCAATTGACCTCATAGTTTAGGATAGCTTGGTTACTGAAAAATGATACTCATTCGCGttggattttttaatttctcaacAGTCATGCAAACGTCCATATTCTGTAATCCTGTATATTCACAGAGAGTATCAAACAAATTTCAGCATTTTATCATTaactttttttcgaaaattgttatCTTCACGTTAATAAATGTTTTCTGATGTCTCTATAACAGGATGGGCAGTCGAgttgagtaaaattttacactcgTCAGAAATTCGGTCGTTTTGGATTATGCTTGTTCTAATTAGATATTATTTACTGCATTTTAGTGACGtttcatagaaaaaaataaatccataAAAACGTGGGTAGTCTTGAATCTTgtgtattgtataaaaattgataaaacttTCGCAATTACCCTTAACTGATTATAAATTAGGACATTTACTTCGATTTATTGACAATTTAAAATCGGTTTGTATATTTCCGAATCGTTATTATATACGATCGAATATCCCAGCGTTTCATTATTAATGGAATTTCTATGTTTTAGGCATGCCTTCGATAAAAGTCCCTTTGAAGATCGCAGTGAACGACCCAAGGCCTGCAGGGGCTGTTTGTCGGAGTAAAATATGCGGTCATAGAGTGGAAGGGACAGATTGTGGATCTGACGTTTCGGAGTGGCTAAGTTTAAGTTTAGGTCGTCCCGGGCTTAGACTAGTCAAACAAAACAGCGAGGCAAAAGGTACAAAGATGAacggaaaagaagaaaaataatatggaAGTTATATCCGTAAGCCTTAAATTACGCaaattttcagtgaaaaatggacCGGACATATCCTTCTCGAGTCAAGCTCAGTACTTGTTGATAAACCAAGCGAGCATTCGGTGGCTGGCGGAGAAAATTACCCCGGATTCCGAGTGCGATAAGGACACAATTTTGGACAGATTCAGGGGCAACATAGTCGTGGATGGCTGCGAACCATTCGATGAGATGAAATGGACGAGCATAAAAATCGGGAAGACGATGTTCCGGGTGAGGATGAATTCAGATTCCTGGTAAATCAAATAATGATTTCTTGCGCTTGAGTAACCAATAATTGCTGAACAGGTCGACGGCCAGTGTACGAGGTGCCAGATGATCTGCGTCGATCAAAACACCGGGAAAAAAACTGTGGAACCGTTGAGAACGTTGGCGGAAGAATTTCATGGTAAAATGAGATTCGGTATTTACTTGAGCAGAGAGTGTGGCGGAAACGAAGTGATAAGAATCGGTGACCAGATTGCTTATCAATGAAACACGCGCGATTGATGTTGGATTAATTTGAAATCGGTCAGAAACtttaaaaagtaataatattcTAAggtttttatataaataaataacaataaggACTTGTAAGTAATAAGACTCtcggtctctctctctctctctcattctctctctatctctctcgctTTCGCTTATGTTGCTATTTTAAGATATGACACAGTCTATGGGCTGCTCCTTTTTGATTTTCCGCGCTGGTTGACCCTGGGAAACTTCTTTCGCGAGATCAGCGACGGCCTCATAGTCGGGAAAAGCCATGGTCTGAAGTTTGGAGTATACCAGCTCACCGTTCACCTGGACTTCGAACGAAGCTGAAGAAAGGGAAAGGACGTAAAATTAAATGAAGTAATTCTCATTTAAAACGAATGAGAcgcataaaaatattccaaaactATCAAACCTTGTCTTCCTTCGCTCCCGGACACTTCCGCGGTGGGAACATCCTTGCGAATTGCATCTGCCATCTCCAAAAATTGCTTTCTATGCCCGCAAGAACCGCTGTggatttttcaagatttcttATCAGTGACTTAATCACAATTATAATCAAACTGTGCTTAGATGAAAATAATCTTTCCAATTCTCGTGAACGTTTCTAAATTAATTCTAACTGAAAAATCTTCAAGCCATTTCCTaactttttaattactttcGATTTTGCAGCGAGCTCAATTCGAACTTCTGAACCgaaaacaaatacaaaaaacTCAACTAACATATACGTATTTGATTTCGCATACTTTTTAAGATTAACGCTAAAAGGACGCGAGCTGAAAGTACCCCGCTTCTCAAAAAGTAACTGGTATTTGTCTCAATCCGCTGGATCTGAtcacaaaaatgattttgttTCTATGCATGATTCCGTGCAAAAAAGCAGACAAATCTTGTCCCACATAAAGTTCAACCGATACGGAACGGCATAAAACTAAGAAAGCTAACAAAATTTAGCGCAAGTGctacaaaaaatttgttgcaTCGTCGCTTGAATTAAGACAAACGCGAAGTACCTAAGAATCTTAGGTTACGTTAGCGAGACAggttatgttttttttatctacacCAATCAACATTGCGACTGATTTCACAGTCAACTTACCAATACTCGACATTTATCTTTACGTCAGACATGTTTCAACAAGAAATCGCAGTCCTTTAGCGGATAGTTTATTACCTCTTCCGAGGCCAACTTTTATACATTAATGTGAAGGAACTATTTTTTGGTGCTGTAAGCGCCTCACGAGACTCACGACGCGCGACACCCGACACGCAGCGCGTCGGTAACAGTAGGGGTCGGATTTACCGAGTACAAGTTGTCAAATAATCCGCTAGATGTTACTAGTGACTAGTTTGTTTTCACCATGATTTTACCGAATGCTAATGAATATGGGATGAATTAATCTGTTGGGCACGCATTTGAAGAAAACCAAATACCAGTAAACAAATGACTATCTTCTTTTTAATACAAACCTCGACAACATCAGAgcagtggaaaaaaaaaatagttttggACGAGCTTAACTGACGTAAAATTATCAGTGTAATAATCTTCAATATgacgtatttttaattatttttcgaacaaatttTACCGATTAAAACCCTCGTTCTGGCAACTAAATTCAAACCAAATCACATTCAAATAATAACGAAGAAATGGAGGAGAACGAAGATGAACCCGACGATGTGAAAAAGGCGACTCCGGTTGCAGGTGACATCGAGTCTGGAAGGAAAGACGAAACGGCGGGAAGACCAAAGGCCAcgggaaaaagtaaaaattctaACAGCGGCAAGTCACCCCGTTGTGAAAAACATGCTCGCAAACCAACTGTAAGTTAATCCGAAACGAAAATGATGCTTGCAAAGCAAAAGAATTCTTGCGATTCCCAACAGATTGTCAAGTCCGAAGCTGACTGTTGTCGTAATAAAATGGCGAGAACCTCGAAGAGCCAAAAAACTATGGCTGTCATGATTTATTCTCCACCCTGCAATCTTCCCAAACTTGAAATCGTCCCGCGGCATTGCCTGTCAAAGAAGGAATACGTAGACATGTTGGCCACCCCCAGGTAAAATCGTGATTTACGAATATCGTATATCAAGCTATGTATAAACATTAGGTCTCGAAATATTTTGGTCAGTTGGGCCAAACAATGTTTGAATCAAAGTTTGAGCAGTGAGGATGAAATTAACCGAGctgaatttctaaaaaaaaatatcatccgTAACATGGAAAAACCATCTGAGACGTAACATTGAAATGGCCATTTTAGCTGTTATCACAACTTGAAAGACATCGCATCGTTATTCCGtttaaactaattttttttgaaaatctatccCCCACAAATTCGTTGGGATGAAATTCTAAAAGggttaaaatatttctctaATCAAGGTCAAAAGTTTATTGATTGAGATTTAGAATGGTTatgcatgtatttttttataacgcgATTGATAGGGAAACTAAGATCAATATCACCCACGATTCAATACTACAGTTAGACGAAACTCTCCAAATTTGAATCAGTGAATACTCCCAGTTACAAGTATACCTACTACTGGAAAGTATCAATTTACATAGGTACGCTGGAAGTCAGTTAAACATTAGTGAATCGTCATTGTATATGCACTGgttttttccacaatttccTCATAATTAGAAATCAGTAAGTTTTcactgattgaaatttagagtCAACGTAATACAATTTTACACGAGACAAGtgatgtattatacatataataattcataGTCATGCACAAATTACCAACTATTCAAGTTTTCGCAATGAATTGTTTCATAATTGTCTATAAAATTTAGTATTGTTTcaattgatttcaattttagtGATTTCAGTAATAgctttcgaatattttttctcttaacctttttttctttgtattctCGTAAGGTCTATAAATCTATGCAGTTAAGAATAAATCAGAACCCGCCTAACTTACAATTATAGACGCGATTTTAATCAAAGAAGCTGACGGTTGTTTTTTAGCCGGAAGTGCCCGATGGAGTGTTTGGGGAAGACCGTTATGCGAAGAGTACGCCCAATTTCGGATCGGATCAACGAATTGGCTCAACCGGCCAGGCGATTGGTTGTTGGCACCCTAATGGAACGAGGGGAGAGCCTGCCACCTGAGATGATCAGCAATCTCATCAAGTCGGTCGAAGGGAGTTCCTGCCTCACACCCGAGTAATctttattgaaatttctctTCATACATATAATGAACTCTTCGTTAAATACTATTGCGTGAATCTGGCAATTATTGGAATTATTTTACAGAAGCAAAATCATTTGACAGTTAAATATTTATCGTTTGTTTTCatgtaaaaatgtttcaggatagcattttttcgtatattttAATGTTATGACTCTTTTTCAATCGTTACGAAAGAGTCGAAAGTTGTAGAACGAAATATAAGCATTCACAACAAATAGCGTGCAAATAAAGTCAGGACAATTTACAGAAAAAACAACTACGAGTAAGAGACATAGAAAAACTAGCTAATGGTCGTGAAATGATTCAAAAGAACGTAAACGCTTTcacatgtaaataaaaaattctgactTGAATCCGCTTATAAAACTTTTcctttaaattttctcacagaCAAGCCGAGCACTATTTCCGTGAAAAAGAGCGTCACAAAGATCAAAAGAACGCGGgtaaaattttgcgaaaaaaatgcCGGGAAAAGCCGAAAAATTCCAAGTGTCAGTCGCCGTTGGACAGAGAGGCTGTGATGCACCAGTATTTGATGGCCGAGCGGTTCGTGAGGAGTATTTTGAAATGGAAATGCCCAATTCCAGTCGACGAGTTCGAGGATATAGCGAGCGTAATTCTCCGCCGACTGAGTTTTGTCCTGGAATACACGCCGCAGGGCCAACAGGAGGACCTAAAGTCCCAGCAGATGAGGTTTTTAGCTGATATAATCGCCTGCTGGATATCTGGCGTGCTCTTCGAGGTCGCCGAAGAGC is a window of Neodiprion pinetum isolate iyNeoPine1 chromosome 4, iyNeoPine1.2, whole genome shotgun sequence DNA encoding:
- the mal gene encoding molybdenum cofactor sulfurase 1 isoform X1: MSKQRRACCPTICTDPRGMAEENCEKCYAQVYDRETVEYLKTEFDRLKDNCYLDHAGATLYSKTQIKNVADDLSSNLYGNPHSLGSASKLTLDIIDQIRFRYALNTGDSTSNRTKKRDFFPDYFRRFRLITHLKILDHFHTSCDEYSVIFTSSATASLKLVSESFAFSKYDEIQGGGCGKFVYLQDNHTSVLGMREVVAERGAEVFCLGHEEAFKIFHGERSRRTEPEVETRKLNSLFVYPAQCNFSGLKYPLEWVKITTEENALDYLVDDRRSEWFTMLDAASYVATNDLDLAKFKPDFVCLSFYKIFGYPTGIGALLVRNSSAGVLRKVYYGGGTVEISLSSDMFHSKRPVLHERFEDGTLPFLSIASLRHGFEVLEKIPMQKISQHVFGLAKCLHDSLLVMHHSNGSPIAKLYSDTAYEDARTQGGVVTFNLLRPNGETVGFVEFLNMSNLHKIHVRTGCFCNPGACQRHLKLSNEELKEHFSAGHVCGDERDLVKGKPTGGIRVSFGYMSTMSEVTSLIELVKKCFVHGPEVEKVPDWWGAHRMKVRIRHGDVSSTSDLATIRPSSDQHDLDEGYFENVVRNGDGISTDARIVLEEDGEEEEDGRDEKVAKCKLRRLYIYPVKSCAAYEIPESWVIGNRGLNYDREWMITTASGVCLTQKQEVKLCLIRPVIRRADNVLELNYPGMPSIKVPLKIAVNDPRPAGAVCRSKICGHRVEGTDCGSDVSEWLSLSLGRPGLRLVKQNSEAKVKNGPDISFSSQAQYLLINQASIRWLAEKITPDSECDKDTILDRFRGNIVVDGCEPFDEMKWTSIKIGKTMFRVDGQCTRCQMICVDQNTGKKTVEPLRTLAEEFHGKMRFGIYLSRECGGNEVIRIGDQIAYQ
- the mal gene encoding molybdenum cofactor sulfurase 1 isoform X2, giving the protein MSKQRRACCPTICTDPRGMAEENCEKCYAQVYDRETVEYLKTEFDRLKDNCYLDHAGATLYSKTQIKNVADDLSSNLYGNPHSLGSASKLTLDIIDQIRFRILDHFHTSCDEYSVIFTSSATASLKLVSESFAFSKYDEIQGGGCGKFVYLQDNHTSVLGMREVVAERGAEVFCLGHEEAFKIFHGERSRRTEPEVETRKLNSLFVYPAQCNFSGLKYPLEWVKITTEENALDYLVDDRRSEWFTMLDAASYVATNDLDLAKFKPDFVCLSFYKIFGYPTGIGALLVRNSSAGVLRKVYYGGGTVEISLSSDMFHSKRPVLHERFEDGTLPFLSIASLRHGFEVLEKIPMQKISQHVFGLAKCLHDSLLVMHHSNGSPIAKLYSDTAYEDARTQGGVVTFNLLRPNGETVGFVEFLNMSNLHKIHVRTGCFCNPGACQRHLKLSNEELKEHFSAGHVCGDERDLVKGKPTGGIRVSFGYMSTMSEVTSLIELVKKCFVHGPEVEKVPDWWGAHRMKVRIRHGDVSSTSDLATIRPSSDQHDLDEGYFENVVRNGDGISTDARIVLEEDGEEEEDGRDEKVAKCKLRRLYIYPVKSCAAYEIPESWVIGNRGLNYDREWMITTASGVCLTQKQEVKLCLIRPVIRRADNVLELNYPGMPSIKVPLKIAVNDPRPAGAVCRSKICGHRVEGTDCGSDVSEWLSLSLGRPGLRLVKQNSEAKVKNGPDISFSSQAQYLLINQASIRWLAEKITPDSECDKDTILDRFRGNIVVDGCEPFDEMKWTSIKIGKTMFRVDGQCTRCQMICVDQNTGKKTVEPLRTLAEEFHGKMRFGIYLSRECGGNEVIRIGDQIAYQ
- the LOC124216341 gene encoding migration and invasion enhancer 1, coding for MSDVKINVEYCGSCGHRKQFLEMADAIRKDVPTAEVSGSEGRQASFEVQVNGELVYSKLQTMAFPDYEAVADLAKEVSQGQPARKIKKEQPIDCVIS